One region of Rhodohalobacter mucosus genomic DNA includes:
- a CDS encoding phosphatidylserine decarboxylase family protein yields MLAKEGFSTIIIVFLVSAVAGVAVSYGPQWLQLSVYPLLVVLCGLVIFFFRDPDRVSPEDDNLILSPADGRVVLIQEVEENEYIGRKVTQVSIFLSPLDVHVNRVPITGKLEYVKYYPGKYLMAWEDHASELNERAHFGVMHPSGMKMMFKQITGFLARRIVYHIGEGDEIKAGDRFGIMKFGSRMDLLLPENVKIRVKKGDRTVAGESVIGELVES; encoded by the coding sequence ATGCTTGCCAAAGAAGGGTTTTCCACCATTATAATAGTTTTCCTTGTTTCTGCCGTTGCCGGCGTGGCAGTATCCTACGGACCGCAGTGGCTACAGTTATCCGTATATCCGCTATTGGTTGTTTTATGTGGCCTGGTCATCTTTTTTTTCAGGGATCCTGATCGGGTTTCGCCCGAAGATGACAACCTTATTCTATCACCGGCCGACGGCAGGGTGGTTCTGATTCAGGAAGTGGAGGAAAACGAATATATAGGCAGGAAAGTGACTCAGGTCAGCATCTTCTTGTCTCCGCTTGACGTTCATGTTAACCGGGTACCCATTACCGGAAAGCTGGAGTATGTAAAGTACTATCCCGGTAAGTACCTCATGGCATGGGAAGATCATGCATCCGAACTAAACGAGAGGGCTCACTTTGGTGTAATGCACCCTTCAGGGATGAAAATGATGTTTAAGCAAATTACAGGTTTTCTTGCCAGACGAATCGTGTATCATATCGGCGAAGGTGATGAAATTAAAGCGGGAGATCGGTTCGGTATCATGAAATTTGGTTCACGGATGGATCTGCTTCTGCCTGAAAACGTTAAGATTCGCGTAAAAAAAGGGGACAGAACAGTTGCAGGCGAGTCTGTTATTGGGGAACTTGTTGAATCATGA
- the rseP gene encoding RIP metalloprotease RseP: MEWILSFANTVLIFIAAIFILVTVHELGHFIAAKVFGMRVNKFSIGFPPKIFGFKKGETEYVVGATPLGGYVQIAGMIDESMDTDFVDEEVKPDEFRAKPVWQRIIVITAGVIFNFLLAVVIFSSIAFTYGETVIPVDSIKGIYVAEGSVADQIGLQTGDRLVGVNGERAKYFQDILDPSEITGRELTFMVERNGELLTLETPANFLDLVGQEGFINQLSFLPSRFSRVLEDSPAEEAGLEEGDIVRAVNGEPVDYWQQLVEKIQSAEGSLDIQVERNGELFSTTVTPDPETNMIGIAQTSAEEAFTVERLNYNLAESVQRGVNRSNATFVGIIQGLGRMFSGDISVRDNVGGPVAIANFTREATDRGGWLGFWNITAFLSITLAIMNMLPIPALDGGHFMFLVYEGITRREPSPKVRMALQQIGFVFLIGLFILITFNDILRTFGG, translated from the coding sequence ATGGAATGGATTTTAAGTTTTGCCAACACGGTTCTCATTTTTATCGCAGCCATTTTTATATTGGTGACGGTTCATGAATTAGGGCATTTCATTGCAGCCAAAGTGTTTGGAATGAGGGTCAATAAGTTTTCTATTGGTTTTCCTCCAAAAATCTTCGGTTTTAAAAAAGGAGAGACAGAATATGTAGTCGGCGCTACTCCGCTTGGAGGATATGTCCAGATTGCCGGCATGATTGACGAGTCGATGGACACCGATTTTGTTGACGAGGAAGTTAAACCGGATGAATTCAGGGCAAAACCAGTTTGGCAGCGCATCATTGTTATTACGGCAGGCGTCATTTTCAATTTTTTACTGGCGGTAGTCATTTTTTCCTCCATCGCATTTACCTATGGCGAAACAGTGATACCGGTTGATTCGATTAAGGGTATATATGTTGCCGAAGGGTCTGTTGCGGACCAGATCGGCTTGCAGACCGGCGACAGGCTTGTAGGCGTAAATGGCGAAAGAGCAAAATATTTTCAGGATATTCTGGACCCTTCAGAAATCACCGGACGTGAATTAACCTTTATGGTTGAACGCAACGGTGAATTATTAACCCTGGAAACGCCAGCTAATTTTCTGGACCTTGTTGGACAGGAAGGCTTTATCAATCAACTCAGTTTTCTGCCGAGTCGATTTTCAAGGGTACTTGAAGACAGCCCTGCGGAGGAGGCCGGGCTTGAGGAAGGTGATATTGTACGTGCGGTTAACGGCGAACCCGTTGATTACTGGCAGCAGCTTGTTGAAAAGATACAAAGCGCAGAAGGGTCTCTAGATATTCAGGTTGAGCGAAATGGGGAACTGTTCAGCACAACCGTTACACCCGATCCTGAAACCAACATGATCGGTATTGCACAAACTTCAGCTGAAGAGGCATTTACGGTAGAACGTCTGAACTACAACTTAGCCGAATCCGTGCAAAGGGGCGTAAACAGGTCGAATGCTACGTTTGTCGGAATTATCCAGGGGCTTGGAAGGATGTTTTCAGGCGATATATCAGTTCGCGACAACGTAGGCGGGCCCGTTGCAATTGCCAATTTTACCCGAGAAGCAACAGACCGGGGCGGATGGCTTGGATTTTGGAATATCACTGCTTTCTTAAGTATTACACTGGCTATCATGAATATGCTTCCCATACCCGCACTCGACGGAGGCCATTTCATGTTTTTGGTTTATGAGGGTATTACCAGAAGAGAACCATCCCCGAAAGTACGAATGGCACTTCAGCAGATAGGTTTTGTATTTCTTATTGGATTATTCATACTCATCACGTTTAATGATATACTTCGAACGTTCGGTGGATAA
- the dxr gene encoding 1-deoxy-D-xylulose-5-phosphate reductoisomerase, with the protein MKHQNIAILGSTGSIGTQALDIISDKPELFTVSLLTANSNYRLLAEQANRFQPDMIVLCDESVSKQFQSLLTYKPSQLHFGQEALIHAAIESTYDLLLNSLVGFAGFMSTYHAIRLNKKVALANKESLVVGGELLSKLPGFLNGNLIPVDSEHSAMLQSLIGEEKESIKKIIITASGGPFRTCTKEELEKVTVEDALNHPNWSMGNKITIDSATMMNKGLEIIEAKWLFDLPAEAIEPVIHPQSIIHSIVEFVDGSSKAQLGPPDMKVPILYSLTYPSREPYPNQTLDYTSSFRMDFEPVNRDLFPCLDLAVSALKEGGAKPAILNAANEIAVERFLNGEIRYIDIHQIIEKSLEEISADNELSPDSLQYIDKETRVFSNSLLK; encoded by the coding sequence GTGAAACATCAAAACATTGCGATACTAGGTTCAACCGGCTCAATAGGCACTCAGGCACTTGATATCATTTCTGATAAACCTGAGCTCTTCACTGTGTCGCTTCTTACCGCAAACAGCAATTACCGGCTTCTCGCGGAACAGGCCAATCGTTTTCAACCGGATATGATTGTTCTTTGTGATGAATCTGTTTCAAAACAGTTTCAATCGTTGCTTACGTACAAGCCTTCACAGCTTCATTTTGGGCAAGAAGCCCTGATCCATGCCGCCATTGAGTCTACATACGACCTGCTTCTAAACAGCCTGGTTGGGTTTGCAGGTTTTATGAGCACCTATCACGCTATTCGGCTGAACAAAAAAGTAGCACTGGCCAATAAGGAGTCGCTTGTTGTGGGAGGAGAACTGCTCTCAAAACTTCCGGGATTTCTCAATGGAAACCTGATACCCGTAGATTCGGAACATTCAGCAATGCTGCAGTCACTGATCGGTGAAGAAAAGGAAAGTATTAAAAAGATCATTATTACGGCGAGCGGCGGGCCTTTTCGAACCTGCACAAAAGAAGAACTTGAAAAAGTAACCGTAGAGGATGCCCTGAACCATCCCAATTGGTCGATGGGGAACAAAATCACCATTGACTCTGCAACCATGATGAATAAGGGTCTTGAAATTATCGAGGCAAAATGGCTGTTTGACCTGCCGGCCGAAGCAATTGAGCCGGTTATCCATCCACAAAGCATTATACATTCGATTGTGGAATTTGTAGACGGTTCATCCAAGGCGCAGCTGGGTCCCCCAGACATGAAAGTACCCATTCTCTATTCATTAACGTACCCGTCAAGGGAACCCTATCCCAACCAAACACTTGACTATACATCGTCATTTCGAATGGATTTTGAACCTGTTAACAGGGATCTCTTTCCATGTCTCGACCTGGCTGTTTCTGCACTAAAGGAGGGGGGAGCCAAGCCTGCGATCCTGAACGCTGCGAATGAGATTGCCGTTGAACGATTTTTGAACGGCGAAATTCGTTATATTGATATCCATCAAATCATAGAAAAGTCGCTGGAAGAAATTTCTGCAGACAACGAATTGAGTCCTGACTCGTTACAGTACATTGATAAAGAAACACGAGTATTTTCGAATTCACTGTTGAAGTAA
- a CDS encoding histone deacetylase family protein, with translation MKKFSGLYDHLTQNEGFKPSQFIEPCMADMAALCTVHSPEYSNKVWNGTLNRKEERRMGLPWSKKLAVRSRLAVQGTVNAALMALQDGAAGNLAGGTHHAMPGHGEGFCVFNDVAIAIRVLRQSKWVRRVLVIDCDVHQGNGTAEIFREEADVFTFSIHGEKNYPFVKPPSTLDVALPDKTGDKAYIRHLGDSLDQIFNSFKPDLVFYLGGIDPLETDHFGRLSLSLKGLEERERLVIETVVQKDIPVVLLLSGGYAPTLRKTVEAHSIMYRVARDITAPYFS, from the coding sequence ATGAAAAAATTTTCCGGGCTTTATGACCACCTCACACAAAATGAGGGCTTCAAGCCTTCACAGTTCATTGAGCCCTGTATGGCAGACATGGCCGCGCTCTGTACCGTTCACTCTCCGGAGTACAGCAACAAGGTCTGGAACGGCACTCTGAACAGAAAGGAGGAGAGAAGAATGGGGCTTCCATGGAGTAAAAAACTTGCAGTGCGTTCCAGGCTTGCGGTGCAGGGAACGGTCAATGCGGCTTTGATGGCACTTCAGGATGGGGCTGCCGGCAATCTTGCGGGAGGAACCCACCACGCAATGCCCGGACATGGAGAAGGTTTTTGTGTTTTTAATGATGTGGCGATTGCGATCAGGGTTCTGAGGCAATCAAAGTGGGTGCGAAGGGTCCTGGTTATCGATTGTGATGTGCATCAGGGTAACGGTACGGCAGAAATATTCCGTGAAGAAGCGGACGTGTTTACATTTTCCATCCACGGCGAAAAAAACTACCCTTTTGTAAAACCGCCGTCTACGCTCGATGTGGCACTTCCCGACAAAACCGGCGACAAAGCCTATATCCGGCATTTGGGTGATTCACTCGATCAAATTTTTAATTCATTTAAACCCGATCTTGTGTTTTATCTGGGTGGCATTGACCCTCTTGAAACGGATCATTTTGGCAGGCTGTCTCTATCCCTGAAAGGGCTGGAAGAACGTGAACGACTGGTCATTGAGACTGTTGTCCAAAAAGATATTCCCGTCGTACTTCTGCTGTCGGGAGGCTATGCACCCACACTTCGAAAAACCGTTGAAGCTCACAGCATCATGTACCGGGTAGCACGGGATATTACGGCTCCTTATTTCTCGTAA
- the pgeF gene encoding peptidoglycan editing factor PgeF translates to MITVYHPDIFKDLPGIEAFFTEANRTLVNTHGTVSGLNLGYNTQAEKEEVDRNFEHLFHEIDWEPSHMVLASQVHGSSCKVVNEPGTVDGTDGIITKNEDLALGIRVADCAAILIADPVNRIIGAFHAGWKGAAGGIIPAGMETMTREGGDPDSFYVYISPCISCRNFEVGEEVAEQFPEKFVVKGTYPKPHVDLKGFLISQLNDGGVDLSRIQASDECTLESKRYYSYRRERDRAGRMLAMIKLT, encoded by the coding sequence ATGATTACGGTATACCATCCCGATATTTTTAAAGATCTGCCGGGTATTGAGGCATTTTTCACCGAAGCGAACCGAACCCTAGTCAATACTCACGGAACCGTGTCTGGTTTAAACCTGGGTTACAATACACAAGCCGAAAAGGAAGAGGTTGACCGCAATTTTGAGCATTTGTTTCATGAAATTGATTGGGAACCGTCACATATGGTACTGGCCAGCCAGGTACACGGCTCATCGTGCAAGGTCGTAAATGAACCCGGTACGGTAGATGGAACAGACGGCATAATTACAAAAAATGAGGATTTGGCTCTTGGAATCAGGGTTGCTGACTGCGCAGCTATTCTTATTGCAGACCCGGTAAACCGGATCATAGGTGCGTTTCATGCCGGCTGGAAAGGTGCCGCAGGCGGAATTATACCGGCGGGGATGGAGACCATGACCCGAGAGGGCGGAGATCCTGATTCTTTTTACGTTTACATAAGTCCCTGCATTTCTTGCCGGAATTTTGAGGTGGGAGAGGAAGTCGCAGAACAGTTTCCCGAAAAGTTTGTGGTAAAGGGAACCTATCCGAAACCTCATGTAGATCTTAAAGGATTTCTGATCAGCCAGCTGAACGATGGAGGAGTTGATTTGTCCAGAATCCAGGCGAGTGACGAGTGCACGCTTGAAAGCAAACGTTATTACTCTTACCGCAGAGAACGGGATAGGGCAGGAAGAATGTTGGCAATGATAAAGTTAACCTGA
- the aroE gene encoding shikimate dehydrogenase produces the protein MVYTFSELRQSDLKHIPHYLVVGNPVSHSLSPLMHQFGLDYHGIEAKYHALELKQQDITGFIAWMNREQFLGCNITIPFKELFSGFLDETDQTAEETGAVNTIVKSGSMLRGFNTDVDGFLKPLYAHEDNLHGSRAVVFGTGGASKAVFTALRRIGVYEVVFVSRNPGLSSRINPDLDGEIKLLYCGYDQAEAYAEDAALIINTTPLGMTPNTESSPVDRMNSEILSGKICYDLVYNPLETRFLSLAKSQGAVVINGLEMFISQGDEAFHLWTGKNLPYNLIYDLLTNQLGNT, from the coding sequence ATGGTCTATACTTTTAGTGAACTCAGACAATCGGATCTGAAACATATCCCTCATTACCTTGTTGTCGGGAACCCTGTGAGCCACTCTCTGTCGCCGTTAATGCACCAGTTCGGGCTTGATTATCATGGTATAGAAGCAAAATATCATGCCCTGGAACTGAAGCAGCAAGATATAACGGGATTTATTGCATGGATGAACAGGGAACAGTTCCTCGGGTGCAATATTACAATTCCGTTTAAAGAATTGTTTTCCGGTTTTCTGGATGAAACAGATCAGACGGCAGAAGAAACGGGTGCAGTGAATACAATTGTCAAATCCGGCAGCATGCTCAGAGGTTTTAATACGGATGTTGACGGTTTTCTAAAACCCCTTTACGCCCATGAAGACAACCTGCACGGAAGCAGGGCAGTGGTGTTTGGAACAGGAGGGGCTTCCAAGGCGGTTTTTACCGCACTGCGACGCATCGGGGTTTACGAAGTGGTCTTTGTATCCAGAAATCCTGGGCTTTCAAGCCGGATTAACCCCGATCTAGATGGAGAGATTAAACTTCTCTACTGCGGCTATGATCAGGCTGAAGCATACGCAGAAGACGCTGCACTGATAATCAACACCACACCGCTGGGAATGACGCCGAATACGGAATCATCTCCGGTTGACAGAATGAATAGCGAAATACTTTCGGGCAAAATTTGCTACGATCTGGTATATAATCCACTGGAAACACGATTTTTATCGCTTGCAAAATCACAAGGTGCGGTGGTCATAAACGGCTTGGAGATGTTTATTTCACAGGGTGATGAAGCCTTTCATCTTTGGACAGGTAAAAATCTGCCGTACAATCTCATTTATGATTTGCTGACGAATCAATTAGGGAACACATGA
- a CDS encoding SRPBCC family protein, with translation MAHERIEVDLPLAKVYELLCNPVHFTKFLERIDDVEKVNSQTFDYTTTIGGEEFQWTTNIIDNLRNTRFAWITINGNLNQTGTIRFTPLDSGKRTRVDFTLDYRTFFGEAEEDLAAFIEELPVQLKKDLQTFKDLAESDTFKDEESSSEKVASEVA, from the coding sequence ATGGCGCACGAAAGAATTGAAGTAGACTTACCTCTTGCCAAAGTATACGAACTACTTTGTAATCCGGTTCATTTCACAAAATTTCTCGAACGTATTGATGACGTTGAAAAGGTAAACTCACAAACTTTCGATTATACAACCACAATCGGCGGCGAGGAGTTTCAGTGGACAACCAATATTATCGATAATCTCAGAAACACCCGTTTTGCCTGGATTACGATTAATGGGAACCTGAATCAAACCGGTACAATTCGCTTCACTCCGCTGGATAGCGGCAAGCGAACAAGAGTTGATTTTACCCTCGACTACAGAACCTTTTTCGGTGAAGCAGAAGAGGATCTGGCAGCATTTATTGAAGAACTTCCGGTACAGCTGAAGAAAGATCTTCAAACATTTAAAGATCTGGCAGAATCTGACACCTTTAAGGATGAAGAATCCAGTTCTGAAAAAGTGGCAAGTGAAGTCGCCTGA
- a CDS encoding efflux RND transporter permease subunit has product MKQFGEFILRNPRIVLYGIAILALASIYPASNIRTDFNLEGFYPDDDVVIEDYRLLEEEFGRDDNTIIIGFQSDSLFSHAVLSDLKMIGERLDSLMYVSETLSIWNATDISSDGISLDFEPYLSDSAVSEGDLQQIKESISSDPLLKGFIVNESGTATSIILRIDQEQNTYSNRNILINSIQEVLNPYRDRYEFHISGIPYFRNQYVNMLNGEIVMYIAISSILIILLLWYLYRTFWGVLFPMIIVWSTLLITVALIQLTGGFLEIMSSTIAPILLCVGVADAVHMISKYDDARESGNTKRESILEMLKTLGSATFLTSVTTAIGFASLLSSTVQPMQRFGAYTAAGVLIAYLVTIFFLPAVLTMGRKSRVFDEKSGSLYPLLILWLNKLTAFNRLHYGKLLAGVLLLLLIFASAIRNIEVNGKVFDDVGEDTELMQDSRFFSENLSPQFPMELIINTGEASGALTYEMYRKADSLTEKLLSYPEIHKVTGLNTLIGEVHTTLNPQKGELGTMPSPDDAIAQYALLLEINGGDNLFNFVDFDYRKLRLTALTEDAGSKRINEIRNEISAFASDLFDEEELIITGTTILSADLTDKIVYSLSWSILIAILVITLIMAGLFKSFKLALIALIPNLIPLIMVAGVMGFLGVDIKPSTAVIFTIALGIAVDDSIHYLARFRIEFSRIGSVFPALSATTIRTGRAIVVTSMILIAGFGTLITSEFTSTAMMGVLVTTTIFSALLADLFVLPALFYWLKPDLKRIQPKGSAQRKRV; this is encoded by the coding sequence TTGAAACAGTTCGGCGAATTTATACTGCGTAACCCCAGGATCGTACTGTATGGCATTGCCATATTGGCGCTGGCATCGATTTATCCTGCATCCAACATCCGAACAGATTTTAATCTGGAAGGATTTTATCCGGACGATGATGTCGTAATTGAGGATTACAGGCTTCTGGAGGAGGAATTTGGACGGGATGATAATACGATCATTATCGGCTTTCAATCCGATTCACTCTTTTCACATGCTGTTCTCTCCGATCTGAAAATGATTGGCGAAAGACTCGATTCACTTATGTATGTGAGTGAAACACTTTCTATCTGGAATGCAACGGATATTTCGAGTGACGGTATCAGTCTGGATTTTGAGCCCTACTTATCAGATTCGGCAGTTTCGGAAGGAGATCTGCAGCAAATTAAGGAGAGTATATCATCCGATCCGCTTTTAAAAGGTTTTATAGTCAATGAGTCGGGAACGGCAACATCGATCATTCTGAGAATAGACCAGGAACAGAATACCTATTCCAACAGAAATATCCTGATCAATTCAATTCAGGAGGTTCTGAACCCTTACCGGGACAGATACGAGTTTCATATTTCAGGTATTCCCTATTTCAGGAACCAGTACGTGAATATGCTCAATGGCGAGATTGTGATGTATATTGCAATCTCTTCCATTTTGATCATACTTCTGCTTTGGTATCTCTACAGAACGTTTTGGGGGGTTCTCTTTCCAATGATCATTGTATGGTCTACCCTTTTGATAACTGTGGCCCTGATACAGCTTACCGGTGGTTTTCTGGAGATCATGAGCAGCACAATTGCTCCCATCCTGCTTTGCGTAGGGGTAGCCGATGCAGTACATATGATATCAAAATATGACGATGCCAGAGAGTCGGGCAATACCAAAAGAGAATCCATTCTGGAAATGCTTAAAACCCTGGGCAGCGCTACATTTTTAACCAGTGTCACTACTGCAATCGGATTTGCAAGCCTGCTCAGCAGTACGGTTCAGCCCATGCAGCGCTTTGGTGCCTACACAGCTGCGGGCGTTCTTATAGCCTATCTGGTAACCATTTTCTTTTTGCCTGCCGTGCTCACAATGGGGCGTAAATCACGGGTTTTTGACGAAAAGTCGGGCTCTTTGTACCCGCTTCTAATACTGTGGCTTAATAAACTCACCGCGTTTAACCGCCTGCACTACGGAAAATTACTGGCCGGTGTACTCCTTCTTCTTCTGATTTTTGCTTCAGCTATCCGAAACATTGAGGTTAACGGGAAGGTGTTTGATGATGTGGGTGAAGATACCGAGCTGATGCAGGACAGCAGATTTTTTTCCGAAAACCTGTCACCGCAATTTCCTATGGAGCTTATAATAAACACCGGAGAAGCAAGCGGTGCTCTGACCTATGAAATGTATCGTAAAGCAGATTCACTGACTGAAAAACTGCTCAGCTATCCGGAAATACATAAGGTAACAGGGCTGAATACCCTTATTGGTGAAGTACATACTACCCTCAATCCGCAGAAAGGAGAATTAGGAACTATGCCCTCCCCCGACGACGCGATTGCACAGTATGCACTGTTGCTTGAAATCAACGGTGGAGATAACCTGTTTAATTTTGTCGATTTTGATTACCGTAAACTGAGATTGACCGCGCTTACTGAAGATGCCGGTTCAAAAAGGATCAATGAAATACGGAATGAGATATCCGCTTTTGCTTCAGATCTTTTTGATGAAGAGGAGCTCATTATCACGGGAACCACAATTCTGAGTGCAGATCTGACGGATAAAATTGTGTATTCACTCTCCTGGAGTATTCTTATCGCAATTCTTGTGATCACACTGATTATGGCGGGTCTATTCAAAAGTTTCAAGCTTGCCTTGATTGCTCTGATTCCGAACCTGATACCGTTGATCATGGTAGCCGGCGTTATGGGCTTTCTGGGAGTAGATATAAAACCATCAACTGCGGTCATATTTACCATTGCACTGGGCATAGCGGTAGATGACAGCATACACTATCTGGCGCGCTTCAGAATAGAATTTTCCAGGATCGGATCGGTTTTTCCCGCTCTTTCTGCAACCACCATACGAACCGGGCGGGCAATAGTGGTTACCAGCATGATATTGATTGCGGGTTTTGGGACACTTATCACAAGTGAATTCACATCCACTGCTATGATGGGCGTACTGGTAACGACAACCATTTTTTCCGCCCTGTTGGCTGATCTGTTTGTTCTGCCCGCTCTCTTTTACTGGTTAAAACCTGATTTAAAGAGAATACAGCCTAAAGGTTCTGCTCAACGTAAGCGCGTATAA
- the tmk gene encoding dTMP kinase: MLITFEGIDGCGKSTQIELLKSYLEEHHYPCHVFREPGGTELSEKVRSLLLHDDLHMNPVTEMLLFSSARSELLSEKVIPLLRDGLIVILDRFYDSTTAYQGYGRGSLEIDQIHTLNNIASHAVVPDITFYLKISPQLASERTRGSEKDRMENAGTAFFEKVCKGYDVLAEQEDRIKTVDASQSPQEIHSVIRAYVEQNL, translated from the coding sequence TTGCTGATTACTTTTGAAGGAATTGACGGGTGTGGCAAATCCACACAAATTGAGCTGCTCAAATCCTACCTGGAGGAACATCATTATCCGTGCCATGTATTCAGAGAACCAGGGGGGACTGAACTGTCGGAAAAGGTAAGAAGTTTACTGCTCCACGACGATCTGCACATGAATCCCGTCACGGAGATGCTGCTCTTTTCTTCTGCGCGATCCGAGTTGCTATCTGAAAAGGTGATTCCTTTGCTGAGGGATGGGTTAATTGTGATACTTGACCGTTTTTATGACTCTACCACGGCGTATCAGGGCTACGGAAGGGGATCTCTTGAGATTGATCAAATACACACTCTGAACAATATAGCATCTCATGCAGTGGTACCCGACATAACGTTTTATCTTAAGATTAGTCCACAGCTGGCATCTGAAAGAACCAGAGGCAGTGAAAAAGACAGAATGGAGAATGCCGGCACGGCATTTTTTGAAAAGGTATGCAAAGGGTATGACGTGCTTGCTGAACAGGAAGATCGAATAAAGACCGTTGATGCCTCTCAGTCACCGCAAGAGATCCACTCCGTTATACGCGCTTACGTTGAGCAGAACCTTTAG
- a CDS encoding PspC domain-containing protein — MSTKQMESTVNISDRELQGTLQEFLEENEKKTKKSIWNISTISGLAFVITAFSFIGHSIATDIIGLQAIPGVYTLMGFLPYLAGAMLGISILTMFKSSGNKEKKIEREEKMRVQETYDKLDAFLYTEKEQKKKKKRNYRRTASAAATSAFDKVSVQTSQKLYKSRTDSYISGVCGGLAKYLGISSTVIRVIFLAALFLGYGSFFLVYIALAIVMPKEPISLMDDFN; from the coding sequence ATGAGCACCAAACAGATGGAAAGCACTGTAAACATATCCGACAGGGAACTGCAGGGAACTTTGCAGGAGTTTTTGGAGGAAAATGAAAAGAAGACCAAAAAAAGTATCTGGAATATTTCAACCATTTCAGGTCTGGCTTTCGTCATCACCGCTTTTTCTTTTATCGGTCACTCTATAGCTACAGACATTATTGGCTTGCAGGCCATTCCAGGCGTTTATACGCTCATGGGTTTTCTTCCTTATCTCGCAGGTGCAATGCTGGGAATTAGTATTCTCACGATGTTTAAATCATCCGGAAACAAAGAGAAAAAAATCGAGCGTGAAGAGAAAATGAGGGTACAGGAAACCTACGATAAACTGGACGCATTTCTCTACACCGAAAAAGAGCAGAAGAAAAAGAAAAAGAGAAATTACCGCAGAACAGCCTCGGCCGCTGCCACCTCAGCATTCGACAAAGTTTCTGTACAAACCAGCCAAAAACTGTACAAATCCAGAACAGATAGTTACATATCCGGTGTTTGCGGTGGACTTGCCAAGTACCTTGGTATCAGTTCAACGGTGATACGGGTTATTTTCCTGGCGGCACTGTTTTTGGGCTACGGGAGTTTCTTTCTTGTGTATATTGCACTCGCAATAGTAATGCCAAAAGAGCCCATTAGCCTGATGGACGATTTTAACTAA
- a CDS encoding 5-formyltetrahydrofolate cyclo-ligase translates to MSDESVKKIKKKLREKYTELRMSLDADSTEAKSREIHRHLFSTGVFLDSKTIHTYVSMNHRNEVDTYLLIENALELGKNIVVPRIESDTQLSHHHISSTGHLKRNDWGVPEPKGKGTASPEELDLVLVPMLSGDYERNRLGYGKGFYDRFLKQTDAVKIGLLFDIQMHDKQLPVNRFDVPLDLLITESGVI, encoded by the coding sequence ATGAGCGATGAATCCGTAAAAAAGATTAAAAAGAAGCTCAGGGAAAAATACACAGAGCTCAGAATGTCGCTTGATGCTGATAGTACAGAAGCAAAGAGCAGAGAAATCCACCGGCATCTTTTTTCCACCGGCGTCTTTTTGGACTCCAAAACCATACACACCTACGTTTCAATGAATCACAGAAACGAGGTTGACACGTATTTACTGATTGAGAATGCCCTGGAGCTGGGAAAAAATATTGTGGTTCCGCGTATTGAAAGTGATACTCAGCTATCGCATCATCATATCAGCAGTACAGGCCATTTAAAGAGAAACGATTGGGGTGTTCCGGAGCCGAAAGGTAAGGGCACCGCATCACCTGAAGAGCTGGACCTGGTACTTGTTCCGATGCTTAGCGGAGATTATGAAAGAAATCGGCTGGGCTACGGAAAAGGCTTTTATGATCGTTTTCTCAAGCAAACAGATGCTGTAAAAATTGGACTTCTTTTTGACATTCAAATGCATGACAAACAGTTACCGGTAAACAGATTTGACGTGCCGCTGGATCTGTTGATCACGGAAAGCGGTGTTATATAG